The Chaetodon auriga isolate fChaAug3 chromosome 2, fChaAug3.hap1, whole genome shotgun sequence genome segment TCTTTTGAAACTTTGGGACCATTTTTtgccagaaaacaaagaagtgcCACTGTGTCAGCTCGACAATTCTCTTGTGTAGAAGAACACACCTGCACTGCCACACAATGGCTGCCAGTGCGACAGGTTTTCAGCTACAGCTGCAGTCAACAGAGAGGGGCTGGAGGCAAAACCCTGTGGCATCCGCGTCCAAGTGTAACGTTCACCATTGAAAGTGAAAGCGAACCAGAATTGCGTGTCAGGGGGAACAGGAATACTGAAATATGCATTCGCCAAATCATCTGCTGGAACCTTTGACATTAATGTTGCAACATTAGGTACAATTGGGGCTGAATGTTGAACAGCTTCATTTACTGCCCTGAAGTCTTGGACTGGTCACAACCCCCATTTGGTTTCTTTACAGGCAAGATGGGAGTGTTACATGGAGAATCAGGATATTCCACAACGGCACTTTGATTTATGCAACTTAGGTGGTGTCTTAGCTTCTAATGTTAATTGTTCACATTGGTGTTATGTGACAACTGGTTCATCTGTGTCGTCATGAGTGTCAGGGTGCGTGGTTGTGTCTGTATGCTGCTCAATGCTCTGACCTGCTTCCGCTGTCTCCTATGGCTATGTCACTGGGAGTCCTGGAGAATGACAGTCCTTTAGGTGGTGAATGTGGCCAAGAGTTGTCTTGTTGGAAAGCCTCAGGGGTTGCACAATTATGTGAGATGTGCCCGTAGCTTTCACACCTGTAGCATCTCAACTTGCCATCTTGCTGTGTTTGAAATGCTGGCCagtcttcttctccctctgcctttctgGTGAGACTGTTTTCTTTGCCCAGGATGTTGTGGGCCCCCCTCCAGTCTTTTGCAAATCAGGTAGCTCCTCTGCAATCTCCTTCAATTCATCCAGATGCCATGGCCTGTACACAAGCACCTCTGGATTCCAATGTGCGTGTGTCATCTGGGGTACGCCCCCTTTGTCCCCTCAACTTCGCAACCAGTCATCAAAAGATGCTGCTATAGATGGAGTCTTCTTGGGAGAAGCAAGGTTAGTCTGTTGGTTTTttggagtcagagagagagtAGACAGGTCATGGTACCATGCTTTCCGTTCCTCCTCCCCTTCAGAATCTCCCTGGTGGCTTTTAGCTGCAGGGGTGGACCCCTGTAGAGAAGTTGTTCCTTGAAGAGGAGGGGTTGCAGGCATGGAGACAACAtatggaggaggcagagccaCTTCCCTATTTCTTgcccaacattttttttctcctttctttcacacatactttcttctttcatttcttgcaTCAACATCAATCCTGTCACTGACCTCAGGTGGGACAGGTGTGCTTTCGACTCTCAATGGGCTTATCGGTCACATAAAATTTACAGTCACACTGATCTTTCCATACAAGTATGGTCAGAtcttatcaaacacacactacctCTGAGTAACTCATTCAGCCAGGTGGTTTGCATGACACAGTCTGAGCAACGCACCCCTTTAGTATGCATACATACTAGACACTGAATGAGTGACAACAaagtttattttctgtattattttatAGTTTCTTCACTCATATGCCCATTTTATTTAAATGGGACACTGATATGATGATATATAATATTAGTATAGTATTGTATTATATATATTCTATTACAGCATCAACCGCTCCTATTTCAATCTCTAATTATATCTATTAGAATATCTTGATTTCTGTATGGATTATCTAGAACATCTTGCTATTTCTCATTGTACAACAGTTAGTTCCGACAAAGTAATTTGATTGGACAAGAGGCATTCCATGAGTGCTGATATAGAGTACGACAGCACTGGGACTTTTTACTGACATTATCACTCGGCTGTACAAGcgttttaataattaattaactTTAATTAACGTTACATCAGTTGTTAGATATCTTAGATTGCAGCAAACTTTGCATCGCAAAGATGGACATATTTCCACAAATAACATTTGATCTAAATTATGAATGGTCGTCAGACTCAGAGGAGGAcgaagggaaggaaagaagcCTGGATACATCAGCGCAAACCAGGTGCGCTGATATGACATCAGCCGACCTCGACAAATTagagaagagcaaaaatgaaGCTAACACTGTAAGGTAGACAACCTGGGCTCTGAACTGCCTTCAGACTTGGCTGAATCTAAAAAATATCCCAGGATGTGCAAGGAGGCAGGGACACACACGTCTTACACCAACCACAGCCTGAGAGCCACTGCCATACAGAAACTGTCTGATGGGGGACTCGATGCGAGGGAGATCATGGCAGTGAGCGGGCGTAGGTGAGATGCTTtatataaacagacacaaactacGATGCCAATTTTGATTCATAGATAAAGTGTCGCAGAACATAAAATACATGTCTAAACAAAAACTTGTTTCACAGGTCTGAAAGCTCGCTAAAAGGTTACTGGAGACCATCTAGAGCCGGAAACAATGGAGCAACGTGCTGTCTGATCGAGCTGTTAATCATCAGAAACACACGTCATCCCATCAAATCCTCTGTCAACAGACTCTTATTTCAGTGGTTGCACAATACATGGAAACattcagataaatgtaaatgacacaAAGTAGCAAGTTTGTGTGTAGGAAATGTTTATGTGTTGCCTGGAAACAGTCTTGTCTCCCTTCCAGTTGCGGATTTGTGTTGGTGGAgccaaataaatgattaaataaacaaacaaatcataaTCTCTTGTCGCTTAttactccatccatccatccattttctcccGCTTATCTCGCTTATTACTGTTAACTAATAAAATGCACTTGTAGAACTTTTGTATAAAAGCAATATCACACTCGAGATCGTGTGATTAGGCCTATCTGCGGCACTCGGCATGCGGCCTCGTGCCTATGACCAAATCACACCAGTGCTGAtattcagcacaacagcacGACCTCGAGTGTGATATTGCTTAAAAAATGAGCTCTTTTACGTGAGTTACGATTTGCAACAGCCTCTTGCCCTGCAGGTCTAAACTGGAGGTCTAAACTGTCCCAGCATCACACCCGGGAACCTAAACTCGATctcaaaaaaaaacttgaaaaccACACAGGTATTGCATGGAAGCCGTTCCCAAAACTACACAAGAATTACACGAGAACTGACGGTTGCACCCACAAAGGCAATACACAACTTGTCTAGAGATTGATTCATAACACTTCAAAACTTATTAAAAGAGATGGACCGTCCGCTGTCCGCCACCCTGAACTCAGGCTGGATCCTGTCCTCCGTTTGTCGGAGCAGAACTTTCCCCCAGTCGTATGAGACTCCTGCCGGCAGTTAACCCTCAGTCCAGGCTCAGGTGTCAATCAGCAGAGCATCCATCCCATCCTCGTCGCCAAATGATGTGTGGGAAATTCTCCCTGTTGATCGTTGAGAGTTGCTTATTCTatgaagaattacagactcggtgtgatgaatcaggtctctttaattTATGCAGCATGGAGGAAAGACTCATGCAGATtgttctctgcagatctccGCAATGTCTTGACTTTTATACTGTCCCAAGACCATATGACCATGTGGGAGTCACACTGATCCTTTCTAGGTTTTTATACTATACCATAAACTGCTCAGGCACTGTGAATTTCACCCTACATTtccccttcatcctgtttccctcattgaatgtccctctgtcctctccctcaCCTTAGGAAGAAAGGGCCACAAAAACTTGtacaattcatagactgattcctGGGATTAGTCAATCATCTAACGCCTACAATAAACAAAACCCCAGACCATACGGTTCAGCAGTGTATTTTACAATTGTGGAACTCTATGGTCGGATGTGGTCCGTTCCATAATGTTGAAAGAAAACGTGAAAATAATCATAGTTAAAAGCTGTTTTATGGTTATAATCATGCTTCCCTGAGCACAATTGTTTAAATCTTTTACCTATTTTCACAGTAATTAAGCCACCAGATACCAACTAAAACTGACTCCCTTCTGGTTTTGGCAGAACAATGAGTCGGGTGAGAAATGTTACCCCCTCATTAGATgcttttgttccttttgttGTGCACTGTGAGAGGAACATGAAGAGAAGGAAACTAAACTGCAAGTGGAGCTTTGAACAGAGCTTTGTGAAAACAAATTCCTCTGAAATTATAAATAAGCATGATAAATAACATAAAGACGCACTGCACTGCAATGTAGcgtctcaaaaaaaaaaaaaaaaaaaaaaaaaagactgttggTTCCTGAACACCTCACCAGAGCAATGATGATGCTTTTTGATAGAACTCTGCTCTTTCCAAAGTATTTCAGAGAACAAcaagggggagaaaaatatatGGCATGTAAATGTGTGACCCCAAGATAAAGAGAAacacctccaccccccacctcccaccccccacccccccacgcCAAAGTGGTTATCTGTTTTATCTtggcaaacagacaaaatagaCATtcatactctgtgtgtgtgtgtgtgtgtgtgtgtgtgtgtgcgcttgcatgcctgtgtgtgtttgtgctctatTCTACTTGTTCTAAAGAAAAGACGTAGAagcttgtgtctgtctctgggGCCACTCCTCACAGAAACCCATTTCACTCTACTTATTCTTGGAGAGGggcctgtgttttctgtcagaaaacAACCGTCAGAGGAGGAAACGCTTCAGCTGCTCAAGGTAATGTGTGCATCTCATAGGTTTGAGTTTTGTCAAACGTTTCGTTTTCGTTTTGTGTTGTATTATATTTAAGGTCAGCttatgttttgcttttgctcAAGGTATTAATGGTGATcatcaaattattttttttaatgctgtgttaAATGTCTAGTTTTTCCTTTACTGCATCTGTATGTAGAAATTTGAATCTtaatgcaaaaatatgaaaGGCCATATTGAAGTATATATGTATGATGTGCCTCTATCCATCCATTAGCTTTTCTGAAAGAAACTTGATACAAAAAGTCCtaaatttgtcaaaaaaaaacttcatttttaacTTCGGAAAAATAAGCAGCGCTGGGTTGCACCAGCTGTGTGTAAGCTCAAACGCAGCCTAGTTTGAAGGTCATTTAGAAAGGAGTTTATGTGCCTCTAACTTTTCAAAGCTTTTCAACATAGgcttaaaatattttttaattcgaataatctaatctaatctaatctaatcaagCTCTTAGTTGATGTAAAGCCCTCTGTAAAACAGCGGTTGGCATGGGGCATCGTCTTCGTTTTGAAAGGTGGGATAACTTGGAGGATAAGTCGCTTTGTCAGCAACACGTCCTCCATGACAGTACACAACCTACTCCTGCAACAGCACATATAAGACTGTCAACATAGCATCACTGCTATACAGCTAGCAAAGCTGGTAACTTGACTAAATTTGACATCAGACATTATCTTTACATACCTTCTTTGCTGTGTGGTGGTTAAGTTTAGCTGTTTTTAGCCATTAGCCTCTTCACTAAAGTGTAGCAAAGTGTGGAAAGATGATGGCCACAAGAGACAACATGGTAAGAAACACTGCATTAAGAACAGTGCTTTTCACTGATCGCTAAGGAAAGTGAAAGTGTCATTTTCTGCATCAATATTTTGGTTACTTAGTTTGTTTGTAGTTAACACGAACCTGTGGTGCCACTGAACATTGACACAGCCTTAGTATCACATTGACTAGTTTCAATGTACAATATAATTTTGTGTGGACTTTACAACCTAACTTAAGAGAGAATTTGTTTATACTGCATTACTATTATTGCAACGGGCCACAGGTGATTAAATGTTACTATACAGAATGCATTAGGCTTAGAATATAGACAGAAAAGACCAGCAGACAAGCATCAGCTGCTCCActtaaatattttacatttgtaatGACAATATCACAATGATATTTACCTCGACATCTGGGTATCTTTGACCACCAGGAGCCCTGTCCTCAGGCCAACCAAGGCCAACATCACTGTACTGTAGTCAGAATCCCTGTGGGTCCAGCTCCCATTTTGGAAATGATCTTTTGATGCCCCATTGTGTTGAAATATCCATTATCCAATATccacattcccatcagctgtaTGTTGGCAAATTAAACAAAGTAAACATTATAGCTGCTTATCATCAGAAGGTTAGCATAGTgattgtgagcatgctagcatgcagATGCACCACTGTGCCTCGGTACAGCCTCACATGGCCGatagcatggctgtagattcTCAGTCTTGTAGCGCAATGTTTTAATATTTGATTTTGAAGGTGATAAGTGGGTTGTATAGCCTGCCTTTGGCTCTGTTCAGCTGTAGTATCTAGTGTATGCCATTCAGGAAGTAATTCAGTGAAACCTGAtaagagaaacctgagaatGTATTTATACTGTCTGAGAACACTGAATGGAATCCAACGTGCTTCCCTGTTTACAGGGTCTAACCACAGCTTCCTGTCATCGACTGTATGACACATTGACATACACTGATTCAATCCTTCGTAAAGGCTGAAATGGACCAAAGACAAAACTCATTGGTGAAAATGAATCTGATGAATCCTGGGACCAGCCCAGGGCCTCCTCAGCCCAAAGCTCAGGAGAGGGAACAGTGGGGCAGTAAGACTGAGTTCATCCTGGCTGTGGCCGGACACATCATTGGTCTGGGAAACGTCTGGAGGTTTCCATACCTTTGCTACAAAAACGGAGGAGGTAAATCTTCTTTCTTGTGGCTGGATGTACATTGTGTGCAGAATGCTGTGCTCTGTCCTTCACTCCTGCCAGTGTGATTATACAGTGACTATGATGCAAATCTTCATGTGTCTGCTCACATGTATGCACTCCTATCAATATTTTAACAAagtatttcctttttatttcaaagGGGTTTTCTTCATAccttatgttttgtttttgttcacctGTGGCATCCCACTGTTCTTCTTGGAGACATCTTTGGGCCAGTACACCAGTCAGGGTGGAATAACATGCTGGAGAAAAATCTGCCCTCTTTTTGAAGGTAGGTCTTCACAGTGCTAACAAATCGTCTCAAAGATAAGATGTTGAAAACTACTCGCTGGTGTCAAAAGTTGAAAAAATATCAAGAATGTATGAAAGATGTGGAAAGTCTTAAGGTTTGTTGAAAAGGTGATACAGCACtgagcagttttcatttgtGGGGAGAAGCTGCTGAAGAGATGGAAAAGTGGAGTTTTAATGTTATGTATGAAGTGTCAGTTGAAGGCTCGCAGTGCCAAATTGTCGACTAAATTTATGGAactatcaaaaataaaagtactcattattgATAACCGGTCCCTGTGTGACATATGTTATTATCATGCAATACTCGTGCATTGGTACATGAGGTGGAGCTTCTTTTAAATACTTTACTTACTGTAATACATTCAGGTAGATTAGTCTAGTGTTTCCAAACCTCggggtcgggcccctccaaaggTTCTGTCACACAAATCACTcttaatttctttttcaaacagctatttaaatgaaacaactAAAGCAGGTTAGGTGAGAATTTCCTCTTTGGTGAAACTACTCACAATGTGGCAATAGCCCCCAACTACACCCCTTTCTTTGTGGAAgaggtcacaagccaaaaaggctgGTTTAATGCTTAacaatgctgtttattttattccttatcatatgtatttttttaaatctgaaatgtAACTAGCACTAAAATAACCAAATAAATGTAGCAgagaaaaaagtgcaatatttcgctctgaaatgtagtggattACACTCATGATGTAGggtaaatggaaatactcaatgaaaatacaagtgCCAGTCTGTCACACATGCTTGTTGTTGAGTTCTGCAGCCAGGTGGGAAAAAGCTTTCCATCTACATATATGAGTTTATTGAGGTCATTACAATGTGACATGTCTATCTCTCCACAGGCTTAGGTTATGGAAGCCAGGTGGTCGTTTTGTACACTGGGGTGTATTACATCATCATATTGGCTTGGACGTTTCTCTACCTGTTTTCATCCTTCACGTCTGAGCTTCCATGGGCCAGCTGTCACAACAGCTGGAACACAGGTACCAAGACTTTAGTGTCCGGCTATTTTATGACACATaaaactgtacagtatgttcacTTTACTTATCAGCATTCACcgcctctcttcttctctcatttaAGATGGCTGCTTTGCTCACAATCAAACATCTGCTCTGCTCCTGTACGGGAACAGCACATCTTCAGTTGTAGAATTTTGGGAGTAAGTAGCACGAACAAAGGGATCATATGagagctgcagttttttcttGTACTGTTCCTTAATTATTCCTTTGTTACAGGAGGAGAATCTTGGGTCTGTCCAGTGGAATCGAGGAAATTGGCAGTATTCGATGGGATCTGGCCCTTTGTCTGCTTCTTGCCTGGATACTGTGTTACTTCTGTGTCTGGAATGGGGTGAAGTCAACAGGAAAGGTACAGTACAATCTGAGTATTCACTTGTAATTTGTGTCTGACTTCATGTAAACCCTGttcttgaaatatttaaaaagcgAAACCCGTCTTAGCTGTTGGTTCTGTCTTAGGTGGTCTACTTCACTGCCACATTTCCATATGTAATGCTGGTGGTGCTGCTTGTTCGTGGCCTTACGTTACCGGGGGCCAAAGATGGAATCATGTTCTACCTCTACCCTGACCCATCCCGCCTCACTGATCCAGAGGTACGATCTTTTCTTGACCTTAACCACGACTTGGTACATGccatcattaaaaacatttcatcataaGCAGCAGTTAGTTATATACAAACTTCATTTCCAGAACATTTACATTTGTACAAACCTAAACTAAACACGAGCTCTCCCTAATTGCTCAGGTATGGATGGATGCTGGCAGCCAAATTTTCTACTCCTATGGAGTTTGCACAGGTGTTCTTACATCTTTAGGAAGTTACAACAAGTACACCAACAACTGTTACAGGTATGTATTTTGCTAGTTTTGTTCAAACTAGTTAGTATAATCTGGATTAGAGCGCAGGTTTACTAATGTTGTGATGTTTCACCTGCAGAGACTGTGTGTCCCTGTGCCTGCTAAACAGCCTAACCAGCTTTGTAGCTGGCTTCGCCATCTTTTCTGTGCTCGGATTTATGGCGAAGGAGCAAGGTGTGGATATATCGATGGTGGCTGAATCAGGTATGGAGGATTAATAATATATGACAGAAACCCAGAACGATACTGTTTGAAGAATGTGACCATTTTTTTCCCATGTACCTTTGCAGGTCCAGGGTTGGCATTCATCGCTTATCCTCGTGCTGTGGCTCTGATGCCTCTTCCCCAGCTATGGgctattttcttcttcattatgATCATCTTTTTAGGATTAGATAGTGAGGTAGGACTATGTGTCAAGTCTGTTTGAAACGTGATAAATGCATAGAGACACCATACTAAACATGTTTCGTATTAATGCAAAACAATCTCTTTCATCACCACAGTTTGTATATCAAGAGGCACTGGTCACAACCATCTCTGACATGTATCCCCACTTCTTTCGAAACAACAGTCGCCGTAAACTCCTGCTTCTTGCAATTTCTGCTGGAAGTTTCCTGATTGGCCTTCTGATGGTCACAGAGGTGAGTGGTGAAGATTAAGCctttattttattcagtgtaTTAAACACAACTACTGTAAGTTTGCTTCATagtgacaaaaaacaaatgaacaaatggCCTAAAGGAACAAATGGGCTAAAGGAAACATTTGAATGTATAATCATCATCCtctgctggcatcaaattcagaataagcatatatttacaaaattcaatgaagttgatgaggtcaaacatcaaatatattaATACTTTGTTCTGTTTacaattgagtatatgtcaaaattAGGACAGCAATGatcacattatgttttatttaggtAGAGGTAGAATATATGCaccttgtttgttttatattgtacatATCTTTCCAACCCCGTCACCTCATGGACTGAATATAGACTATGACTTAAAACGTTTTCTGTAATGTGGCTCTATTTATTGGAACTTTTTCTACATATCTGTGAGAAATCTAgttaaattcaacattttaaagtTACTTTACCAAATAATTGTCTGTCAGATTGAAATCTCTACATGTGGTTTCAGACATAGTGGTTTTTGGAGACCTGCTTAAATTTAAACTTAAACTTTTTAGTCACTGAAAGCCTCTTGATGATGTTTCTCACCCTCATGGTGGAGCATGATTATCTAATCACCACCAGATGTGTTTCTAGAGTGTGGCCTATTTAACAGACCCATGCCTGAGTCTTTGTATGATTACTGATTTTGAAGAGGGCTTGAGGGCCTCAACTTCATCTGAATGCAAGTGTGCAACACTTCTTCCCTGCTCACACATTCTTACAGTAATACAGTGTTGGACAGTCACAGTGTGGATGATGACAACCTGGTTTGACTTTGCCTGAAGGACTCACTTTCTTCATATTTGTAGGGAGGACTTTatattttccagctgtttgacTACTACGCCTGCAGTGGGATGACACTCCTGCTTTTTGCTattcttcagtctgtctgtattGGATGGATCTACGGTAAACCAAACTTTTAACGTGTTAAAGTCTGCCAGAGCCACAGTTGGATCCCTCTTCATAAACTCAATTGCTTGttaaaccagtggttcccaCCCTGAGGGGCCACGAGTCAGTAACCAGTgtagaaaagcaggaaaaaaaatttATGCTATATATAGCTATACACCATGTTTTTTGGACCTGTATACAAAATGATCCAATACTGGGgatatttcaatgttttttccTAATTCTAAAAAACCAGCTGTGTACACCATCATGCTGATGTATCTGCTTATTTCCCTCAGGTGCTGATCGTCAGTATGATAACATACAGGACATGATTGGATATCGGCCGTGGGcttttatgaaatattgttGGCAGTACTTCACGCCAACCGTCTGTACTGTAAGTACTGGAAATGCTGTGCTAACAAGCAAGTGTATCTGACAGCGGCCAGAGTCTTCTGTCCTGAAGGCAGTCCATGTCTCAACCAGATCAAAACCAGTTACGGTTGACTGGTTGCTGTATTGCAACTGAAGGCCGTTCTGTCTCATTTTGAATGAATTGTGTATTAGCTCATCATTGGCTCctgaagaaaaatggaaatatacaGTGATTGAGAGAATTTAGGAAAAGATGAGGCGAAGATTCATAATTCTTTTCAAGCTTAATattggcaaaaagaaaaaaaaaaattctatcTATTTTTCTTTAGTGCACGTTTCTCTTCTCCTTGGTCAAATACACCCCGCTCAAATTCAACAACACTTATGAATATCCCTGGTGGGGCTACGCCATTGGAGGATTCTTCACGCTGTCTTCAACACTCCTGGTTCCTCTGTGGATGCTGTATGCTGTGAGCGTCACTCCAGGATCACTGAGACAGGTACAGCCTCATGTTGTTACAAACAAAAGTAGATCAGACAGTAGAGTTTGGATGGTTACAAACtaactaatactaatactaaacTAACAGAAACCAGTTCATGAATACCTCAGTTTAGGCTATCTGTACGAGGGTAATTGAGTAAATGACTGTAAATGGTAGAAAAAACATGGAGATTTATACCAACATCGACATTGGCTGAAATCTGTTCTGCTCAAAAATATCAGTATTGGTGCCATTACCAAATTGGTGTGTTGGATCTGTGCACACCTATCACTAAAGGTACTAAGCCTGAACTTGGAGTACAGCATGCATTACGTACAGAAGCGGGCTATAGAAAGTTTAATGCATCTAAAAGTGCACACTAGttaactttttttaaaatctgacaCCTCTGTGGTTAagatttgttttggtttcactgcATGAACCATATCAGAGTTGCGTGAAATAAGtatgcagatgttttcagatcagtaaaatgttaaaaacttgattttagACTTTATTTTGCACTTTATTATAACTACTATAACTGTATATAATATCAGActatttcctcctttgttcaTGACTGACAAGAATCACACTTCTACATCCGCGAGAGGGCTTGTTTTCTTAAAAGTCTCAGAGGTGCAAGCACAAGCTCCTCATTggcagccacagaaaacataTGGCTCTTTACAACAATAGAAGTGAGCAGTGATGATGAGGAGAGGATTCACTGCTGTAAAAAACCAGTGAATTGTAGTTGTTATTGATTTGGAGCATAGTCTGCCCCAGACTGACAGTC includes the following:
- the slc6a22.2 gene encoding solute carrier family 6 member 22, tandem duplicate 2, whose translation is MDQRQNSLVKMNLMNPGTSPGPPQPKAQEREQWGSKTEFILAVAGHIIGLGNVWRFPYLCYKNGGGVFFIPYVLFLFTCGIPLFFLETSLGQYTSQGGITCWRKICPLFEGLGYGSQVVVLYTGVYYIIILAWTFLYLFSSFTSELPWASCHNSWNTDGCFAHNQTSALLLYGNSTSSVVEFWERRILGLSSGIEEIGSIRWDLALCLLLAWILCYFCVWNGVKSTGKVVYFTATFPYVMLVVLLVRGLTLPGAKDGIMFYLYPDPSRLTDPEVWMDAGSQIFYSYGVCTGVLTSLGSYNKYTNNCYRDCVSLCLLNSLTSFVAGFAIFSVLGFMAKEQGVDISMVAESGPGLAFIAYPRAVALMPLPQLWAIFFFIMIIFLGLDSEFVYQEALVTTISDMYPHFFRNNSRRKLLLLAISAGSFLIGLLMVTEGGLYIFQLFDYYACSGMTLLLFAILQSVCIGWIYGADRQYDNIQDMIGYRPWAFMKYCWQYFTPTVCTCTFLFSLVKYTPLKFNNTYEYPWWGYAIGGFFTLSSTLLVPLWMLYAVSVTPGSLRQRLKALCTPANDLPTATSKTPSNKEAFQTFTGLYTLRTTARPEDRGDRASETILYLNCKTKGLR